One Stenotrophomonas oahuensis genomic region harbors:
- a CDS encoding DMT family transporter, translating into MPMTDTRKALLQIHFCVLLWGITAILGVLISLPALPLVWWRMLLVVAMLALLPRVWRGLRQLSPALLAGYCGVGALVALHWLTFYGAAKLANASVAATCIALAPVFTAVIEPWVAKRPFQLRELAFGIAVLPGVALVVGGVPDGMRLGVLVGALSALLVAVFGSLNKRLVSHADPLTVTAVELGAGTLTLTLLAPLLPFLLPALASPLWVLPDLRDSLLLLTLAGVCTLLPFALALVALRHLSAYTVQLVTNLEPVYAILLAMVLLSEQRELTPLLYAGVAIIVGAVFLHPLLNRRKPVQHPEILGTAEARNIAE; encoded by the coding sequence ATGCCGATGACCGATACCCGCAAAGCGCTGCTGCAAATCCATTTCTGTGTGCTGTTGTGGGGCATCACGGCCATCCTCGGCGTCCTGATCAGCCTGCCCGCGCTGCCCCTGGTGTGGTGGCGCATGCTGCTGGTGGTGGCCATGCTGGCGCTGCTGCCCCGGGTCTGGCGCGGCCTGCGCCAGCTCTCCCCTGCCCTGCTCGCCGGTTATTGCGGGGTCGGCGCACTGGTCGCGCTGCACTGGCTCACGTTCTATGGCGCGGCGAAACTGGCCAATGCCTCGGTGGCGGCGACGTGCATCGCGCTGGCCCCGGTATTCACCGCGGTGATCGAACCGTGGGTGGCCAAGCGCCCGTTCCAGCTGCGCGAGCTGGCGTTCGGCATCGCCGTGCTGCCGGGTGTGGCGCTGGTGGTCGGCGGCGTGCCCGATGGCATGCGCCTGGGCGTGCTGGTGGGCGCGCTGTCAGCGCTGCTGGTGGCCGTCTTCGGCTCGCTCAACAAGCGTCTGGTGAGCCATGCCGACCCGCTCACCGTCACCGCCGTGGAGCTGGGTGCGGGCACGCTCACTTTGACCCTGCTGGCTCCCCTGCTTCCCTTCCTGCTGCCTGCGCTGGCCAGCCCGTTGTGGGTCTTGCCCGACCTGCGCGACAGCCTGTTGCTGTTGACCCTTGCCGGCGTCTGCACATTGCTGCCGTTCGCCTTGGCGCTGGTGGCACTACGCCATCTGAGCGCGTACACGGTGCAGCTGGTGACCAACCTGGAACCGGTCTACGCCATCCTGCTGGCAATGGTGCTGCTGAGCGAGCAGCGCGAACTTACCCCGCTGTTGTATGCCGGCGTGGCTATCATCGTCGGTGCCGTGTTCCTGCATCCGCTGTTGAACCGCCGCAAGCCGGTGCAGCATCCGGAGATTCTGGGGACGGCTGAGGCGCGGAACATCGCGGAGTAA
- a CDS encoding Pr6Pr family membrane protein yields MRAPSTVARSLAGLTALVALLSLVLQFVLLMPAGSDPGGVGSAAWRFLGYFTVLSNIGVAIVCVARASGDAGGVAGPGPRAAVALYIAITGLVYVLLLRTLWHPQGLQWWADIGLHYAVPVLYLLGWVLGEHGGLHWRQLLLALLVPVVYLAWALLLGQRTGQYPYPFLDWPVLGWKGFLGNVATMALAFTAFGALLWKVDQSMSRR; encoded by the coding sequence ATGCGCGCACCTTCCACCGTGGCCCGATCTCTGGCCGGGCTGACCGCCCTGGTCGCCTTGTTGTCGCTGGTGCTGCAGTTCGTGCTGTTGATGCCTGCCGGCAGCGATCCTGGCGGTGTGGGCAGTGCGGCGTGGCGCTTCCTGGGGTATTTCACCGTTCTCAGCAACATCGGCGTGGCCATCGTCTGTGTAGCGCGTGCCAGCGGCGATGCGGGCGGTGTGGCCGGTCCCGGTCCGCGCGCAGCGGTGGCGTTGTACATCGCCATCACCGGGCTGGTCTACGTGCTGCTGCTGCGCACGCTCTGGCACCCGCAAGGGCTGCAGTGGTGGGCCGACATCGGCCTGCATTACGCGGTCCCGGTGCTCTACCTGCTGGGCTGGGTGCTGGGCGAGCATGGCGGGCTGCACTGGCGGCAACTGCTGCTCGCGTTGCTGGTGCCGGTGGTCTACCTGGCGTGGGCGCTGCTGCTGGGGCAGCGCACCGGGCAGTATCCCTATCCGTTCCTGGACTGGCCGGTGCTGGGGTGGAAGGGCTTTCTGGGCAACGTGGCGACGATGGCGCTGGCCTTCACTGCGTTCGGCGCGCTGCTCTGGAAAGTGGATCAGAGTATGTCCCGGCGCTGA
- a CDS encoding DUF72 domain-containing protein, whose amino-acid sequence MTAAAGTIRTGIGGWVFPEWRGGTFYPVGLPQRDELAHAAAHLGCIEINSTFYRAQKPAVYAQWREQTPPGFRFSAKVPRSLIQGHDLAAVATRADGFIEGITTLQDRLGPLVWQFGEQHPAGAQEFDRLLESLPREAEGRVLQHALEVRNPSAWTPELIAVARAHRVALVYSGSTDYPSHADPTGPFIYARLMQSRANLRAGYPQRELEQWALRAMRWARGEDNPDLPHLGHEVAFAASREVYILFIGAAKKRNPGAAMALRDQLRSVGG is encoded by the coding sequence ATGACGGCCGCCGCCGGCACCATCCGCACCGGAATCGGCGGCTGGGTGTTTCCAGAATGGCGCGGCGGAACGTTCTACCCGGTCGGGCTGCCACAGCGCGATGAACTGGCGCATGCGGCCGCGCATCTGGGCTGCATCGAGATCAACAGCACGTTCTACCGCGCACAGAAGCCTGCGGTGTACGCGCAATGGCGCGAACAGACACCGCCGGGTTTCCGTTTCTCGGCCAAAGTTCCGCGCAGCCTCATCCAGGGGCATGACCTCGCTGCAGTCGCCACACGTGCCGATGGCTTCATCGAGGGGATTACCACCCTGCAGGATCGGCTTGGCCCCCTGGTCTGGCAGTTCGGCGAGCAGCACCCGGCCGGAGCACAGGAATTCGACCGTCTGCTGGAAAGCCTGCCACGCGAGGCGGAGGGACGCGTGCTGCAGCATGCGCTTGAGGTGCGCAATCCCAGCGCGTGGACCCCCGAGCTGATCGCGGTGGCGCGCGCCCATCGCGTGGCGTTGGTGTACAGCGGCTCGACGGACTATCCCAGCCATGCCGACCCCACCGGCCCCTTCATCTATGCGCGGCTGATGCAGTCACGCGCCAACCTGCGCGCCGGTTACCCGCAACGCGAGCTCGAACAATGGGCGCTGCGTGCGATGCGCTGGGCGCGCGGCGAGGACAATCCCGACCTGCCGCATCTCGGCCACGAGGTGGCCTTCGCAGCCTCGCGCGAGGTCTACATCCTGTTCATCGGTGCCGCGAAGAAACGCAATCCCGGTGCGGCAATGGCGCTGCGCGACCAGTTGCGCAGCGTGGGCGGGTAA
- a CDS encoding VOC family protein — protein MTVPAASAIIPCLRYRDAHAAIAWLEQAFDFKPQAVYADGAIVYHAQLVYGGGMVMLGSVDNGGEWGKLVVQPDEIDGRETQSPCVIVDDPDAHYARAVAAGAKVVIDIADQDYGGRGYACRDLEGHLWWFGSYDSWQPGHPTA, from the coding sequence ATGACCGTCCCTGCAGCCAGTGCCATCATTCCCTGCCTGCGCTACCGCGATGCCCATGCGGCCATCGCCTGGCTGGAACAGGCCTTCGATTTCAAGCCGCAGGCGGTGTACGCCGACGGTGCCATCGTCTACCACGCCCAACTGGTCTACGGCGGCGGCATGGTGATGCTGGGGTCGGTCGACAACGGCGGCGAATGGGGAAAACTGGTCGTCCAGCCGGACGAGATCGACGGTCGCGAAACCCAGAGCCCCTGCGTGATCGTGGACGACCCGGACGCGCACTACGCCCGCGCGGTCGCGGCGGGAGCCAAGGTGGTGATCGATATCGCCGACCAGGATTACGGCGGCCGTGGCTATGCCTGCCGTGATCTGGAAGGTCACCTGTGGTGGTTTGGCAGCTATGACTCATGGCAGCCCGGGCATCCGACGGCATGA
- a CDS encoding serine hydrolase, protein MNTSWIGGVVLLACAPLTSAAAPTELESRLEATVERVRDQFDVPGVAVAVVKDGQVVLERGFGVREQGKPDPVQADTLFAIASNTKAFTATSLNLLAEQGKLKMDDRVIDHLPSFRMSDPYVTGEMRIRDLLAHRSGLSLGAGDLLFWPTTTYSNAEVVQRLGKVPLKAGFRDRYAYDNILYAVAQQVIEQVSGQSYADFLQQHIFTPVGMSGTRYNADHLRAGDKAAVGHAKYDFSDLRTVAPLTWSNNAGAGGIYSSVHDMARWMKVQLAQGVMENGTPLFTPKTQQAMWQVITPQVVAEPAVPELAAAKPNFAGYGEGWSLSDFRGQKLVWHTGGWPGMVSRVTLVPEQKLGIVVLTNQEVGAAFNAITLDVLDAYLKPQTPTDWVAAYAAAVAKAQDKADEGWAAHQAARDPKSKPSLPLAKYAGRYRDAWYGDVHVETANGGLRLRFDKTEQLLGRLEHWQHDTFIVRWDDRSLNADAFVNFSLDPDGKVREVRMQAISSLTDFSFDFQDLVLVPAP, encoded by the coding sequence TTGAACACATCATGGATTGGAGGCGTCGTGCTGCTGGCGTGCGCACCTTTGACATCGGCCGCCGCGCCGACTGAACTGGAATCCCGGCTGGAGGCCACGGTGGAGCGTGTGCGTGACCAGTTCGATGTGCCCGGCGTAGCGGTGGCGGTGGTCAAGGATGGGCAGGTGGTCCTGGAACGTGGCTTCGGCGTGCGTGAACAGGGCAAGCCGGACCCGGTCCAGGCCGACACCCTGTTCGCCATCGCGTCCAATACCAAGGCGTTCACTGCCACCTCGCTGAACCTGCTGGCCGAGCAGGGCAAGCTGAAGATGGACGACCGGGTGATCGACCACCTGCCGTCGTTCCGCATGTCCGACCCGTATGTCACCGGCGAGATGCGCATCCGCGACCTGCTTGCCCACCGCAGTGGACTCAGCCTGGGTGCGGGTGACCTGCTGTTCTGGCCGACCACCACCTACAGCAATGCTGAAGTGGTGCAGCGCCTGGGCAAGGTGCCGCTGAAGGCGGGCTTCCGTGACCGCTACGCCTACGACAACATTCTGTATGCCGTCGCACAGCAGGTGATCGAGCAGGTGTCGGGACAGTCCTATGCGGACTTCCTGCAGCAGCACATCTTCACCCCGGTCGGGATGAGTGGCACCCGCTACAACGCTGACCATCTGCGTGCCGGCGACAAGGCGGCGGTGGGGCATGCCAAGTACGACTTCAGCGACCTGCGTACGGTGGCACCGCTGACCTGGTCCAACAACGCCGGTGCCGGCGGCATCTACTCCAGCGTGCATGACATGGCACGCTGGATGAAGGTGCAGTTGGCGCAGGGCGTGATGGAAAACGGCACCCCGCTGTTCACCCCCAAGACCCAGCAGGCGATGTGGCAGGTGATCACCCCGCAGGTGGTGGCCGAACCCGCTGTGCCGGAACTGGCCGCGGCAAAGCCGAACTTCGCCGGTTACGGCGAAGGCTGGAGCCTGAGCGACTTCCGCGGGCAGAAGCTGGTGTGGCACACCGGTGGCTGGCCGGGCATGGTGTCGCGGGTCACCCTGGTGCCGGAACAGAAGCTGGGCATCGTCGTGCTGACCAACCAGGAAGTCGGCGCTGCGTTCAATGCGATCACGCTGGACGTGCTGGACGCCTATCTGAAGCCGCAGACGCCCACCGACTGGGTGGCCGCCTACGCTGCGGCCGTGGCCAAGGCGCAGGACAAGGCCGACGAAGGTTGGGCCGCGCACCAGGCCGCGCGCGATCCGAAGTCGAAACCGTCACTGCCGCTGGCGAAGTACGCTGGCCGTTATCGGGATGCATGGTATGGCGACGTGCATGTTGAAACCGCCAACGGTGGCCTGCGCCTGCGCTTCGACAAGACCGAGCAGCTGTTGGGCCGGTTGGAGCACTGGCAGCACGATACCTTCATTGTGCGCTGGGACGATCGTTCGCTGAATGCCGATGCCTTTGTCAATTTCAGCCTGGACCCGGATGGCAAGGTGCGCGAGGTGCGTATGCAGGCGATTTCGTCGTTGACCGACTTCAGTTTTGATTTCCAGGATCTGGTGTTGGTGCCTGCTCCGTGA
- the smrA gene encoding multidrug efflux ABC transporter SmrA, with translation MFRWFESLIPVFPPVDARMPPRNVAAFYLYYLRPVWPVLLATLVAGLLLALVEVAMFDFLGRIVDMVSEQPDASFFTRHADTLLWMAAITLVARPVLVGLHNLLVNQAIVPGLSNRSRWLMHNYVVRQSLSFFQNDFAGSMANRVMQTGTSLRESAVQMVDSLWYIVVYTGTALYLFAQADWRLMIPLVLWLAAYVVIMWVFVPRAKERAWIASEARSKAMGRIVDGYTNIPTLKLFAHGGREQAYVAEAIEELAVKHRRQTRVTTGMDLTIAIVNGFLIAGTCGLALWLWSRGDITVGAITLATGLVIRIHNMSGWIMWTINGIFEDIGTVQDGITTIAQPLTVQDRADAVPLQVTAGGVRFEDIHFHYGKKGGVIAGLNLEVKPGEKIGLVGPSGAGKSTLVNVLLRLYDLESGHIRIDGQDIAAVTQESLRRQIGVVTQDTSLLHRSIRDNLLYGRPDATEDELRAAVAKARADAFIETLRDGEGRTGYDAHVGERGVKLSGGQRQRIAIARVLLKDAPILVLDEATSALDSEVEAAIQDSLDELMGGKTVIAIAHRLSTIARMDRLVVMDQGRIVETGTHAELIAAGGLYARLWARQTGGFVAADGD, from the coding sequence ATGTTCCGCTGGTTCGAATCGCTGATTCCGGTGTTCCCGCCGGTGGATGCGCGCATGCCGCCGCGCAATGTGGCGGCGTTCTATCTGTACTACCTGCGCCCGGTGTGGCCGGTGCTGCTGGCCACGCTGGTGGCCGGCCTGCTGCTGGCGCTGGTGGAAGTGGCGATGTTCGATTTCCTCGGCCGTATCGTCGACATGGTCAGCGAACAGCCAGATGCCAGCTTCTTCACGCGGCATGCCGACACCCTGCTGTGGATGGCGGCGATCACCCTGGTCGCCCGGCCGGTGCTGGTCGGCCTGCACAACCTGCTGGTCAACCAGGCCATCGTGCCCGGGCTGAGCAACCGCTCGCGCTGGCTGATGCACAACTATGTGGTGCGCCAGAGCCTGTCGTTCTTCCAGAATGATTTTGCCGGCAGCATGGCCAACCGGGTGATGCAGACCGGTACTTCGCTGCGCGAATCGGCCGTGCAGATGGTCGACTCGCTCTGGTACATCGTGGTTTACACCGGCACCGCGCTGTATCTGTTCGCCCAGGCTGACTGGCGCTTGATGATTCCGCTGGTGCTGTGGCTGGCGGCCTACGTGGTGATCATGTGGGTGTTCGTGCCGCGTGCGAAAGAACGCGCCTGGATCGCCTCGGAAGCGCGATCCAAGGCGATGGGGCGGATCGTCGATGGCTACACCAATATCCCCACCCTGAAGTTGTTCGCGCATGGCGGACGCGAACAGGCGTACGTGGCCGAGGCCATCGAAGAGCTGGCGGTGAAGCATCGCCGCCAGACCCGGGTCACCACCGGCATGGACCTGACCATCGCCATCGTCAACGGCTTCCTCATTGCCGGGACCTGTGGGTTGGCGCTGTGGCTGTGGAGCCGCGGCGACATCACCGTGGGCGCGATCACCTTGGCGACGGGGTTGGTGATCCGCATCCACAACATGTCCGGCTGGATCATGTGGACCATCAACGGCATCTTCGAGGACATCGGCACGGTGCAGGACGGCATCACCACCATTGCCCAGCCGCTGACCGTGCAGGATCGGGCCGACGCGGTGCCGCTGCAGGTCACTGCCGGCGGTGTGCGCTTCGAGGACATCCACTTCCACTACGGCAAGAAGGGAGGGGTGATTGCCGGGCTGAACCTGGAGGTGAAGCCGGGCGAGAAAATCGGCCTGGTCGGCCCCTCCGGTGCCGGCAAGTCAACCCTGGTCAACGTGCTGCTGCGCCTGTACGACCTGGAGAGCGGGCACATCCGCATTGATGGCCAGGACATCGCCGCAGTCACCCAGGAAAGCCTGCGCCGACAGATCGGCGTGGTCACCCAGGACACCTCGCTGCTGCATCGCTCGATCCGTGACAACCTGCTGTACGGTCGCCCGGATGCCACGGAAGACGAATTGCGTGCGGCCGTCGCCAAGGCCCGTGCCGATGCGTTCATCGAGACGCTGCGCGATGGCGAAGGACGTACCGGTTATGACGCGCATGTGGGCGAGCGCGGGGTGAAGCTGTCTGGTGGTCAGCGTCAACGCATCGCCATTGCCCGCGTACTGCTCAAGGACGCCCCCATCCTGGTGCTGGACGAAGCGACCTCGGCGCTGGATTCGGAAGTGGAGGCGGCGATCCAGGACAGCCTGGATGAGCTGATGGGTGGCAAGACCGTGATTGCGATTGCGCACCGGTTGAGCACGATTGCACGGATGGACCGGCTGGTCGTGATGGATCAGGGCCGGATTGTGGAAACCGGCACGCATGCCGAGCTGATTGCCGCTGGCGGGCTGTATGCGCGGTTGTGGGCCCGCCAGACCGGTGGCTTTGTGGCGGCGGACGGGGATTGA
- a CDS encoding DUF885 domain-containing protein: MRQHLLALALIAALGGCQQADAPTAPTGTEAAASAGDAATDAAFADLSKRALDTWMQLSPVSATQIGDHRYDSEIDDLSAAGQQKTLAAYKGLLADLDKVDVSKLGRENQVDAAILRNQLQSEIWNAEVLQSSKWDPQLYNGVAGSALYGLMAREFAPLPERLKSATARMEKLPQIFAQARENLDPARVPKIHAETVAKQNKGILSIVDTFITPHIGELPAEDGKRLQAAIEGLKKAVAEQQTWLDTTLVPNAKGDFRIGAELYDQKLKFALNSSLSRAEIGERARAELKRVRGDMYGIAQTVLKDKPGAPALPANPTDEQQQAAIEAALELAYAEKPARDKVVEDAKAALAQSTEFVRKHDLMTLPDAPVDIILMPEFQRGVAVAYCDSPGPLDKNLKTFYAVSPIPDDWTDKQVDSFLREYNSRMIHLLSIHEGTPGHYLEGWHSGKFPSTLRAVLRSGLFAEGWAVYTERMMQEQGYLDNDPLFHLVQLKFYLRTISNAILDQGVHVDNWTRDQAMHLMTHDAFQQESEASGKWVRAQLTSAQLPTYFVGAQEHFDTRKAVQEKQGEKFNLKAYHDQMLSYGAPPVRFARQLMLGQPIE, from the coding sequence ATGCGCCAGCATCTTCTTGCCCTTGCCCTGATCGCCGCCCTCGGCGGTTGCCAGCAGGCCGACGCCCCCACCGCCCCGACCGGCACCGAAGCCGCGGCCAGCGCCGGCGACGCGGCGACCGATGCCGCCTTTGCGGACCTGTCCAAGCGCGCCCTGGACACCTGGATGCAGCTGTCGCCCGTCAGCGCCACCCAGATCGGCGACCATCGCTACGACAGCGAGATCGACGACCTCAGCGCGGCCGGGCAGCAGAAGACGCTGGCCGCCTACAAGGGCCTGCTGGCCGACCTGGACAAGGTGGACGTGAGCAAGCTCGGCCGCGAGAACCAGGTGGATGCGGCCATTCTGCGCAACCAGTTGCAGTCGGAAATCTGGAATGCCGAAGTACTGCAGTCCTCGAAGTGGGACCCGCAGCTGTACAACGGCGTTGCCGGCAGTGCGCTGTATGGCCTGATGGCACGCGAATTCGCGCCGCTGCCCGAACGCCTGAAGTCGGCCACCGCGCGCATGGAAAAACTGCCGCAGATCTTTGCCCAGGCCCGTGAGAACCTGGACCCGGCACGCGTGCCGAAGATCCATGCCGAAACGGTAGCCAAGCAGAACAAGGGCATCCTGAGCATCGTCGATACCTTCATCACCCCGCACATCGGCGAACTGCCGGCGGAAGACGGCAAGCGCCTGCAGGCGGCCATCGAGGGGCTGAAGAAGGCCGTCGCCGAACAGCAGACCTGGCTGGACACCACGCTGGTGCCGAACGCCAAGGGCGACTTCCGCATCGGTGCGGAACTGTACGACCAGAAGCTGAAGTTCGCGCTGAACTCGTCGCTGTCGCGCGCCGAGATCGGCGAACGTGCCCGTGCCGAACTCAAGCGCGTGCGCGGCGACATGTACGGCATTGCCCAGACCGTGCTGAAGGACAAGCCGGGTGCGCCGGCCCTGCCAGCCAACCCGACCGACGAGCAGCAGCAGGCGGCTATTGAGGCGGCGCTGGAACTGGCGTACGCCGAAAAGCCGGCGCGTGACAAGGTGGTGGAAGACGCCAAGGCCGCCCTCGCCCAGTCGACCGAGTTCGTGCGCAAGCACGACCTGATGACCCTGCCGGATGCACCGGTGGACATCATCCTGATGCCGGAGTTCCAGCGCGGCGTGGCAGTGGCCTACTGCGATTCGCCGGGTCCACTGGACAAGAACCTGAAGACCTTCTACGCGGTGTCACCGATTCCGGACGACTGGACCGACAAGCAGGTCGACTCGTTCCTGCGCGAATACAACAGCCGCATGATCCACCTGCTGAGCATCCACGAAGGCACCCCGGGCCACTACCTGGAAGGCTGGCACTCGGGCAAGTTCCCGTCGACGCTGCGCGCGGTGCTGCGTTCGGGCCTGTTCGCCGAAGGCTGGGCGGTGTACACCGAGCGGATGATGCAGGAGCAGGGTTACCTGGACAACGACCCGCTGTTCCATCTGGTGCAGCTGAAGTTCTACCTGCGCACCATTTCCAACGCGATCCTGGACCAGGGCGTGCACGTGGACAACTGGACGCGTGATCAGGCGATGCACCTGATGACCCACGACGCGTTCCAGCAGGAAAGCGAAGCGTCGGGCAAGTGGGTGCGCGCGCAGCTCACCTCGGCACAGCTGCCGACCTACTTCGTTGGTGCGCAGGAACACTTCGACACCCGCAAGGCAGTGCAGGAAAAGCAGGGTGAGAAGTTCAACCTGAAGGCCTACCACGACCAGATGCTGTCCTACGGCGCACCGCCGGTGCGCTTCGCGCGCCAGCTGATGCTGGGCCAGCCGATCGAGTGA
- a CDS encoding GFA family protein, which produces MQYQGSCHCGNIAFTVDTDEPIVDVVDCNCSLCRRRGGLLWFAPRSALTLNTDPARLGTYQFNKHHLEHHYCATCGIAPFSEGVDPRSGQAMAAVNVRCLPELALDGLKITHFDGAKM; this is translated from the coding sequence ATGCAGTACCAGGGTAGCTGTCACTGTGGGAATATCGCCTTCACCGTCGACACCGACGAACCGATCGTCGACGTGGTCGACTGCAACTGTTCGCTGTGCCGCCGCCGAGGCGGTCTGCTGTGGTTCGCACCGCGCTCGGCGCTGACCCTGAACACGGACCCAGCGCGGCTGGGTACCTACCAGTTCAACAAGCACCATCTGGAGCATCATTACTGCGCCACCTGCGGAATTGCGCCGTTCAGCGAGGGCGTGGACCCGCGCAGCGGGCAGGCGATGGCGGCGGTGAATGTGCGCTGCCTGCCGGAGCTGGCGCTGGATGGCTTGAAGATCACCCACTTTGACGGAGCAAAGATGTGA
- a CDS encoding DUF4349 domain-containing protein, which translates to MLVLAVAGCSKKVSEMAAEASAAGATIASPEGAMLAYEHTLNIKLEAAQIAPRVKQIAEACQSARFGDCAVLRVEQEGGEYPSGSVRFRVAPKGVEPLINLAGEGGEVASRNTQAEDLAQQVADTALTKARLQKEHERLLAYQDGKDVKMADLLVIAQRLSEIEAGVEQANKDAANQRRRIDTQLVTVRFNAPSGERNRSAIGEAFGDAGTIFTESIAFLIRAVAALVPVAVVGGAFVWGVLALWRRRRRARKVS; encoded by the coding sequence ATGTTGGTACTGGCTGTGGCGGGCTGCAGCAAGAAGGTCAGTGAAATGGCGGCGGAAGCGTCGGCCGCCGGAGCCACCATCGCATCGCCGGAAGGCGCGATGCTGGCCTACGAGCACACACTGAACATCAAGCTGGAAGCTGCGCAGATTGCGCCACGGGTCAAGCAGATTGCCGAGGCCTGCCAATCAGCGCGGTTCGGCGACTGCGCGGTGCTTCGGGTGGAGCAGGAGGGCGGTGAGTATCCGTCCGGTTCGGTCCGCTTCCGGGTCGCCCCGAAGGGCGTGGAGCCCTTGATCAACCTGGCCGGCGAGGGCGGTGAAGTTGCCTCGCGGAACACCCAGGCCGAGGATCTGGCCCAGCAGGTGGCCGACACCGCGCTGACCAAGGCGCGTCTGCAGAAGGAGCATGAGCGTCTGCTGGCGTATCAGGACGGCAAGGACGTCAAGATGGCCGACCTGCTGGTGATTGCGCAGCGCCTGTCGGAGATCGAGGCTGGGGTGGAGCAGGCCAACAAGGACGCGGCCAACCAGCGGCGCCGTATCGACACGCAATTGGTGACCGTGCGCTTCAATGCCCCCTCGGGTGAACGCAATCGCAGTGCCATTGGCGAAGCCTTCGGTGATGCCGGGACGATCTTCACCGAGAGCATCGCCTTCCTGATCCGTGCCGTGGCGGCCCTGGTGCCGGTGGCGGTGGTGGGTGGGGCATTCGTGTGGGGTGTGCTGGCGCTGTGGCGTCGTCGCCGTCGCGCGCGGAAGGTGTCCTGA